From the genome of Streptomyces sp. S4.7:
CGACGACGACGGGCTGCTGCCCGGCACCGACACCGCCGAGCTGGTCCGCGCGGCGTTCGCGGCCGACCCGGTCCTCGGCATCGTCAGCTTCCGGATCGCCGACCCCGAGACCGGTCTCACACAGCGCCGCCACGTCCCCCGGCTGCGCGCCTCCGACCCGCTGCGCTCCTCCCGCGTGACGACCTTCCTGGGCGGCGCCAACGCCGTCCGTACGAAGGTCATCGCGGAGGTCGGCGCCCTGCCCGGCGACTTCTTCTACGCGCACGAGGAGACCGACCTCGCCTGGCGCGCGCTGGACGCGGGCTGGATGATCGACTACCGCTCCGACATGGTGCTCTTCCACCCCACGATGCCGCCGTCGCGGCACGCGGTCTACCACCGCATGGTGGCCCGCAACCGGGTCTGGCTCGCGCGCCGCAATCTGCCCGCCCCGGTCGTACCCGTCTATCTCGGCGTCTGGGTCCTGCTCACCCTCGCCCGCCGCCCGACCGTCCCCGCGCTGAAGGCATGGTTCGGCGGTTTCAGGGAAGGCTGGACGACTCCGTGCGGTCCCCGCAGGCCCATGAAGTGGCGTACGGTGTGGCGGCTGACCCGACTGGGCCGACCGCCTGTCATCTGACAGGCTCGGCTCTGAGAGCATCGGGGCTGGG
Proteins encoded in this window:
- a CDS encoding glycosyltransferase; the protein is MRLGAVIITMGNRPDDLRALIDSVAKQDGDPIEVVVVGNGAPVGDVPDGVRTIELPENLGIPGGRNVGIEAFGPSGGDVDVLLFLDDDGLLPGTDTAELVRAAFAADPVLGIVSFRIADPETGLTQRRHVPRLRASDPLRSSRVTTFLGGANAVRTKVIAEVGALPGDFFYAHEETDLAWRALDAGWMIDYRSDMVLFHPTMPPSRHAVYHRMVARNRVWLARRNLPAPVVPVYLGVWVLLTLARRPTVPALKAWFGGFREGWTTPCGPRRPMKWRTVWRLTRLGRPPVI